One segment of Panicum virgatum strain AP13 chromosome 1K, P.virgatum_v5, whole genome shotgun sequence DNA contains the following:
- the LOC120699135 gene encoding eukaryotic translation initiation factor 1A-like — protein MPKNKGKGGKNRKRGKNEADDEKRELVFKEDGQEYAQVTRMLGNGRCEALCIDGTKRLCHIRGKMHKKVWIAAGDIVLVGLRDYQDDKADVILKYMNDEARLLKAYGEIPDNVRLNEGVVDEEDTGAQDDYIQFEDEDIDKI, from the coding sequence ATGCCGAAGAACAAGGGGAAGGGAGGCAAGAACCGGAAGCGGGGCAAGAACGAGGCGGACGACGAGAAGCGGGAGCTGGTGTTCAAGGAGGACGGGCAGGAGTACGCGCAGGTGACCCGGATGCTGGGCAACGGGCGCTGCGAGGCGCTCTGCATCGACGGCACCAAGCGCCTCTGCCACATCCGGGGCAAGATGCACAAGAAGGTCTGGATCGCGGCCGGGGACATCGTCCTCGTCGGCCTCCGCGACTACCAGGACGACAAGGCCGACGTCATCCTCAAGTACATGAACGACGAGGCGCGCCTGCTCAAGGCCTACGGCGAGATCCCCGACAACGTCAGGCTCAACGAGGGCGTCGTCGACGAGGAGGACACCGGCGCGCAGGACGACTACATACAGTTCGAGGACGAGGACATCGACAAGATCTGA
- the LOC120651745 gene encoding anthranilate O-methyltransferase 2-like — protein MAMFCASSLLGSCYSPPFPTRLSTQRLQRGLASPPFARCSGPATPASMVSAGGGCAPVQAMTVERDLHMAAGDGKHSYAVNSIFQRKTVMEIWPELRKAVKEAVKSLSPGTGSTMVAADLGCSSGPNTLLVISEVMSTVRAHVRDNSGAMEVQFFLNDLPGNDFNLVFRSLEQLHGPVAAEEKAAAAAAPCYVAGLPGSMYTRIFPCQSVHLFHSSHCLIWRSKVPEDLSNGTYVNAGNIYIGKTTPQVVVKLFREQFEKDFELFLTLRCKELVSGGRMVLTFAGRKRGEMPMHGGVARVRELLSEALQHLVQKGHIEKKKLRSFNMPYYAPSGDEVTQLIKKNDLFDIEDIRLFESNWDAHDDSDGYTVPDCSSSAENIAKIIRAGIEPLIINHFGEDILDELFMAYTSILEKDLEKGKAMCPVILVLLKKSKH, from the exons ATGGCAATGTTTTGCGCAAGCTCACTATTAGGTTCCTGCTACTCCCCACCATTCCCAACGCGACTCTCCACTCAACGACTGCAGCgtggcctcgcctcgccgccctTCGCCCGATGCTCCGGGCCTGCCACTCCGGCGTCCATGGTctctgccggcggcggctgtgcTCCGGTGCAGGCCATGACCGTGGAAAGGGACTTGCACATGGCAGCCGGCGACGGGAAGCACAGCTACGCCGTCAATTCCATCTTCCAA AGGAAGACCGTAATGGAGATCTGGCCTGAGCTCCGCAAGGCCGTCAAGGAGGCGGTCAAGTCGCTCTCCCCTGGGACTGGGAGCACGATGGTCGCGGCTGACCTCGGCTGCTCGTCGGGGCCAAACACGCTGCTCGTCATCTCCGAGGTGATGAGCACGGTCAGAGCCCATGTCCGGGACAACAGCGGCGCCATGGAGGTGCAGTTCTTTCTGAATGATCTGCCGGGCAACGACTTCAACCTCGTCTTCCGGTCGCTCGAGCAGCTCCATGGCCCTGTCGCCgcggaggagaaggcggcggccgccgccgccccttgctACGTCGCCGGACTGCCTGGGTCCATGTACACAAGGATTTTCCCGTGCCAGAGCGTCCATCTGTTCCACTCATCGCACTGTCTCATATGGCGCTCCAAG GTCCCTGAGGATCTCTCAAATGGAACCTATGTGAATGCTGGCAACATCTACATTGGGAAGACTACTCCACAAGTTGTGGTAAAACTGTTCCGGGAACAATTTGAAAAGGACTTTGAGTTGTTCCTGACACTGCGGTGCAAAGAACTTGTATCGGGCGGCCGTATGGTCCTAACATTCGCTGGCCGAAAGCGGGGAGAGATGCCAATGCACGGGGGTGTGGCGCGTGTTCGGGAACTGCTTTCCGAAGCTCTTCAGCACCTAGTCCAGAAG GGCCACATCGAAAAGAAGAAACTAAGATCCTTCAACATGCCATACTACGCGCCATCAGGAGATGAGGTGACACAGTTGATCAAGAAGAACGATCTATTCGATATTGAAGATATCAGACTTTTTGAGTCAAATTGGGATGCCCATGATGACTCAGATGGATATACTGTTCCCGATTGTTCCAGCAGTGCGGAAAACATCGCCAAGATCATAAGGGCTGGTATTGAGCCATTGATCATCAACCATTTTGGTGAGGACATCCTTGACGAGCTGTTCATGGCGTATACCTCCATCCTTGAGAAGGACCTTGAGAAAGGGAAGGCCATGTGCCCTGTCATTCTGGTCCTCTTGAAAAAGTCCAAGCACTGA